From a single Kitasatospora sp. NBC_00458 genomic region:
- the rpsB gene encoding 30S ribosomal protein S2, with amino-acid sequence MAVVTMRELLESGVHFGHQTRRWNPKMKRFIITERNGIYIIDLLQSLNYIDRAFEFIKETVAHGGSVLFVGTKKQAQEAIAEQATRVGMPYVNQRWLGGMLTNFSTVYKRLQRLKELGELDFADVAGSGLTKKELLVLQREHDKLEKTLGGIRDMQRVPSAVWIVDTKKEHIAVGEARKLNIPVVAILDTNCDPDEVDYKIPGNDDAIRSVTLLTRVIADAVAEGLKSRAGVAKGDTKAEPGADQPLADWEKDLLEGEKKAEEAPAADAEATEAPAVEAPATEAAAAEAPAAEAPAAEVTEAPAEQA; translated from the coding sequence ATGGCCGTCGTCACGATGCGGGAGCTGCTGGAGAGCGGCGTCCACTTCGGTCACCAGACCCGCCGCTGGAACCCGAAGATGAAGCGCTTCATCATCACCGAGCGCAACGGCATCTACATCATCGACCTCCTGCAGTCGCTGAACTACATCGACCGCGCCTTCGAGTTCATCAAGGAGACCGTTGCCCACGGCGGCAGCGTCCTCTTCGTCGGCACGAAGAAGCAGGCCCAGGAGGCCATCGCCGAGCAGGCCACCCGCGTGGGCATGCCCTACGTGAACCAGCGCTGGCTCGGCGGCATGCTGACCAACTTCTCGACCGTCTACAAGCGCCTGCAGCGTCTCAAGGAGCTGGGCGAGCTGGACTTCGCGGACGTGGCCGGTTCCGGCCTCACCAAGAAGGAGCTCCTGGTCCTCCAGCGCGAGCACGACAAGCTGGAGAAGACCCTCGGCGGTATCCGCGACATGCAGCGCGTTCCCAGCGCTGTCTGGATCGTGGACACCAAGAAGGAGCACATCGCGGTCGGCGAGGCCCGGAAGCTCAACATCCCGGTCGTCGCCATCCTCGACACCAACTGTGACCCCGACGAGGTCGACTACAAGATCCCGGGCAACGACGACGCGATCCGCTCCGTCACCCTGCTGACCCGCGTGATCGCCGACGCCGTCGCCGAGGGCCTGAAGTCCCGCGCGGGTGTCGCCAAGGGCGACACGAAGGCCGAGCCGGGCGCCGACCAGCCGCTGGCCGACTGGGAGAAGGACCTCCTGGAGGGCGAGAAGAAGGCTGAGGAGGCTCCGGCCGCCGACGCCGAGGCCACCGAGGCTCCGGCCGTCGAGGCCCCCGCCACCGAGGCTGCCGCCGCCGAGGCTCCGGCCGCCGAGGCCCCCGCCGCCGAGGTCACCGAGGCTCCGGCCGAGCAGGCCTGA
- the frr gene encoding ribosome recycling factor — translation MIEETLLEAEEKMEKAVAVSKDDFAAIRTGRAHPAMFAKIVAEYYGTVTPINQLASFSVPEPRMAVVSPFDKTALKAIEQAIRDSDLGVNPSNDGSIIRVVLPELTEERRREFIKVARGKGEDAKVSIRAVRRKAKDAIDKLVKDGEVGEDEGRRAEKELDDTTAKYVAAVDELLKHKEAELLEV, via the coding sequence GTGATCGAAGAGACCCTCCTCGAAGCCGAGGAGAAGATGGAGAAGGCCGTCGCCGTCAGCAAGGACGACTTCGCCGCCATCCGTACGGGCCGCGCCCACCCGGCGATGTTCGCCAAGATCGTGGCCGAGTACTACGGCACCGTGACGCCGATCAACCAGCTGGCCTCCTTCTCCGTGCCGGAGCCGCGGATGGCGGTCGTCTCGCCGTTCGACAAGACCGCGCTGAAGGCCATCGAGCAGGCGATCCGCGACTCCGACCTGGGCGTCAACCCGTCCAACGACGGTTCCATCATCCGGGTGGTGCTGCCCGAGCTCACCGAGGAGCGCCGCCGGGAGTTCATCAAGGTCGCCCGTGGCAAGGGCGAGGATGCCAAGGTCTCGATCCGCGCCGTGCGCCGCAAGGCCAAGGACGCCATCGACAAGCTGGTCAAGGACGGCGAGGTCGGCGAGGACGAGGGCCGCCGTGCGGAGAAGGAGCTCGACGACACCACGGCCAAGTACGTGGCCGCCGTCGACGAGCTGCTGAAGCACAAGGAAGCCGAGCTGCTCGAAGTCTGA
- a CDS encoding ABC transporter ATP-binding protein — protein MSAAPPDNDVLWARGIVKSHHGTPALRGISLGVREGEVLAVTGPRGSGKSTLLSCLSALLPVDEGEVWFNSSPVHTLGRAGRERLRRDRFGFVGSEPHLVPELTARENVALPLLLAGAGGKAAHTAADEWLERLDIGELAKVRPDRLVQSQRQRVAVARALAPLPPVVFADDPTAPLHRETADQVLRILTSAARSHQLTLVLATHDPELVRYADRSVALVDGRLAAPAAPVPRGLPGAAGVAGPSAVPATGR, from the coding sequence ATGTCAGCGGCCCCTCCTGACAACGACGTGCTGTGGGCCCGGGGGATCGTCAAGTCCCATCACGGCACCCCCGCCCTGCGCGGCATCTCGCTCGGGGTCCGGGAGGGCGAGGTGCTCGCCGTCACCGGCCCGCGCGGCTCCGGCAAGAGCACGCTGCTCAGCTGCCTCTCCGCGCTCCTCCCGGTCGACGAGGGCGAGGTCTGGTTCAACAGCTCCCCCGTGCACACCCTCGGCCGGGCCGGCCGCGAGCGGCTCCGCCGCGACCGCTTCGGCTTCGTCGGCTCCGAACCGCACCTGGTGCCCGAACTCACCGCCCGCGAGAACGTCGCCCTGCCGCTGCTGCTCGCCGGAGCCGGCGGAAAGGCCGCCCACACCGCCGCCGACGAGTGGCTGGAGCGCCTCGACATCGGCGAGCTCGCCAAGGTCCGGCCGGACCGCCTCGTCCAGAGCCAGCGCCAGCGGGTCGCCGTCGCCCGCGCGCTCGCCCCGCTGCCGCCGGTCGTCTTCGCCGACGACCCGACCGCGCCGCTGCACCGCGAGACCGCCGACCAGGTCCTGCGGATACTGACCAGCGCGGCCCGCTCGCACCAGCTCACCCTCGTCCTGGCCACCCACGACCCCGAGCTCGTCCGGTACGCGGACCGCTCGGTCGCGCTCGTCGACGGACGGCTGGCCGCCCCGGCCGCGCCCGTGCCGCGCGGCCTCCCGGGAGCCGCCGGGGTCGCCGGGCCCTCCGCCGTCCCGGCCACCGGCCGCTGA
- a CDS encoding aspartate aminotransferase family protein: protein MTADPAQKDLSKTAYDHLWMHFTRMSSYENSPVPTIVKGEGTYVWDDKGRKYLDGLAGLFVVQAGHGREELAEAAAKQAKELAFFPVWSYAHPKAVELAERLANYAPGDLNKVFFSTGGGEAVETAWKLAKQYFKLTGKPTKYKVISRAVAYHGTPQGALSITGLPGLKAPFEPLVPGTHKAPNTNIYRAPAFLAGPDGTVDPEAYGRWCADEIEVAILNEGAETVAAVFVEPVQNAGGCFPPPPGYFQRLREICDRHDVLLVSDEVICAFGRLGTMFGADKFGYQPDMITCAKGMTSGYSPIGATIISDRIAEPFYKGDNTFLHGYTFGGHPVSSAVALANLDIFEREGLNQHVLDNESKFLGTLNKLRDLPIVGDVRGNGYFYGIELVKDKVTKESFNDDEVERVLYGFLSKALFDNGLYCRADDRGDPVVQLAPPLISDQSTFDEIEQILRTSLTDAWAKI from the coding sequence ATGACAGCCGACCCGGCGCAGAAGGACCTTTCCAAGACCGCCTACGACCACCTGTGGATGCACTTCACCCGCATGTCGTCGTACGAGAACTCCCCCGTGCCGACGATCGTCAAGGGCGAGGGCACCTACGTCTGGGACGACAAGGGACGCAAGTACCTCGACGGCCTCGCCGGCCTGTTCGTCGTCCAGGCCGGCCACGGCCGTGAGGAGCTCGCCGAGGCCGCCGCCAAGCAGGCCAAGGAGCTCGCCTTCTTCCCGGTGTGGAGCTACGCCCACCCGAAGGCCGTCGAGCTGGCCGAGCGCCTGGCCAACTACGCCCCGGGCGACCTGAACAAGGTCTTCTTCTCCACCGGTGGCGGCGAGGCCGTCGAGACCGCCTGGAAGCTCGCCAAGCAGTACTTCAAGCTGACCGGCAAGCCGACCAAGTACAAGGTCATCTCGCGGGCCGTCGCCTACCACGGCACCCCGCAGGGCGCGCTGTCCATCACCGGCCTGCCGGGCCTGAAGGCCCCGTTCGAGCCGCTGGTGCCGGGCACCCACAAGGCCCCGAACACCAACATCTACCGCGCCCCGGCCTTCCTGGCCGGCCCCGACGGCACGGTCGACCCCGAGGCGTACGGCCGCTGGTGCGCCGACGAGATCGAGGTCGCGATCCTCAACGAGGGCGCCGAGACCGTCGCCGCCGTCTTCGTCGAGCCGGTGCAGAACGCCGGTGGCTGCTTCCCGCCGCCGCCCGGGTACTTCCAGCGCCTGCGCGAGATCTGCGACCGCCACGACGTGCTGCTGGTCTCGGACGAGGTCATCTGCGCCTTCGGCCGCCTCGGCACCATGTTCGGCGCCGACAAGTTCGGCTACCAGCCCGACATGATCACCTGCGCCAAGGGCATGACCTCGGGCTACTCCCCGATCGGCGCCACGATCATCTCGGACCGCATCGCCGAGCCGTTCTACAAGGGTGACAACACCTTCCTGCACGGCTACACCTTCGGTGGCCACCCGGTCTCCTCCGCGGTGGCGCTGGCCAACCTCGACATCTTCGAGCGCGAGGGCCTGAACCAGCACGTCCTCGACAACGAGTCGAAGTTCCTGGGCACCCTGAACAAGCTGCGCGACCTGCCGATCGTCGGCGACGTCCGCGGCAACGGGTACTTCTACGGCATCGAGCTCGTGAAGGACAAGGTCACCAAGGAGTCGTTCAACGACGACGAGGTCGAGCGCGTGCTCTACGGCTTCCTGTCGAAGGCGCTCTTCGACAACGGCCTGTACTGCCGCGCCGACGACCGTGGCGACCCGGTCGTCCAGCTGGCCCCGCCGCTGATCTCCGACCAGTCGACCTTCGACGAGATCGAGCAGATCCTGCGGACCAGCCTCACCGACGCGTGGGCGAAGATCTGA
- a CDS encoding phosphatidate cytidylyltransferase: MRPVSAEEGPRPGTRPGPDPAEGPAREAGRLSGPLFRDEQPGPAGPASSETVVLRAITDDTAPAPGGRPHPHAAAYPVPPGPPAAAPGHPAAGQPHPVPSSHPGQETPVAQPDPQPQPQQRKQRGGRNLQAAIGVGVGLGAVIVASLFVVKALFLVVVIAAVSVGVWELTSRLAERKEIKAPLVPLVAGGIAMVATGYWSGIQWAAASLALTGLAVMVWRMAEPPENYLRDITAGIFTAFYVPFLATFVAMMLAADDGPQRIVLFLIVTVCSDTGAYAVGYKFGRTKLAPTISPGKTREGLAGGIGLSMLAGALLMEFVIDDGSWWQGLVLGGCAAVTATLGDLGESMIKRDLGIKDMGTLLPGHGGIMDRLDSLLPTAPVVWLLLAAFVGS, translated from the coding sequence ATGCGTCCCGTATCGGCCGAGGAGGGTCCCCGGCCGGGGACCCGACCGGGGCCCGACCCGGCGGAGGGGCCGGCCCGGGAGGCCGGCCGGCTGAGCGGCCCGCTGTTCCGGGACGAGCAGCCCGGACCGGCGGGACCGGCGTCGTCGGAGACGGTCGTGCTGCGCGCGATCACCGACGACACCGCCCCCGCTCCCGGAGGTCGGCCGCACCCGCACGCCGCGGCGTACCCGGTCCCGCCGGGTCCCCCCGCGGCAGCGCCGGGTCACCCCGCGGCGGGGCAGCCCCACCCCGTGCCGTCGTCCCACCCAGGGCAGGAGACACCCGTGGCCCAGCCCGACCCGCAGCCGCAGCCGCAACAGCGCAAGCAGCGCGGTGGTCGCAACCTCCAGGCCGCGATAGGCGTGGGCGTCGGCCTCGGCGCGGTGATCGTCGCCTCGTTGTTCGTCGTCAAGGCGCTGTTCCTGGTCGTGGTGATCGCGGCGGTGTCGGTCGGTGTCTGGGAGCTGACCAGCCGGCTGGCCGAGCGCAAGGAGATCAAGGCGCCGCTGGTCCCGCTGGTCGCGGGTGGCATCGCGATGGTCGCCACCGGCTACTGGTCGGGCATCCAGTGGGCGGCCGCGTCGCTCGCGCTGACCGGTCTGGCGGTGATGGTCTGGCGGATGGCCGAGCCGCCGGAGAACTACCTGCGGGACATAACGGCGGGCATCTTCACGGCCTTCTACGTGCCGTTCCTGGCGACCTTCGTGGCGATGATGCTGGCGGCCGACGACGGCCCGCAGCGGATCGTGCTCTTCCTGATCGTCACCGTCTGCAGCGACACCGGCGCCTACGCGGTGGGCTACAAGTTCGGCAGGACCAAGCTGGCGCCGACGATCAGCCCGGGCAAGACCCGCGAGGGCCTGGCGGGCGGCATCGGCCTGTCGATGCTGGCGGGCGCGCTGCTGATGGAGTTCGTGATCGACGACGGCAGCTGGTGGCAGGGCCTGGTCCTGGGCGGCTGCGCGGCGGTCACGGCGACCCTGGGCGACCTGGGCGAGTCGATGATCAAGCGCGACCTGGGGATCAAGGACATGGGCACGCTGCTGCCCGGTCACGGCGGCATCATGGACCGGCTGGACTCGCTGCTGCCGACCGCCCCGGTGGTCTGGCTGCTGCTGGCGGCCTTCGTCGGAAGCTGA
- a CDS encoding Lrp/AsnC family transcriptional regulator, with protein MANRDRNASVPLDAASKAIIEQLQEDGRRPYAAIGKAVGLSEAAVRQRVQKLLDQGVMQIVAVTDPLTVGFTRQAMVGIRVEGDIEPVADALAALDEVDYVVCTAGSFDLLAELVCEDDEHLLEMINKRIRSLPGVRSTESFVYLKLRKQTYTWGTR; from the coding sequence GTGGCCAACCGCGACCGGAACGCCAGCGTTCCCCTCGACGCCGCCTCCAAGGCGATCATCGAGCAGCTCCAGGAGGACGGGCGTCGCCCGTACGCCGCCATCGGCAAGGCCGTGGGCCTGTCCGAGGCGGCCGTGCGTCAGCGCGTCCAGAAGCTGCTCGACCAGGGCGTGATGCAGATCGTCGCCGTCACGGACCCGCTCACCGTCGGCTTCACCCGCCAGGCGATGGTCGGGATCCGGGTCGAGGGCGACATCGAGCCCGTCGCCGACGCGTTGGCCGCCCTCGACGAGGTCGACTACGTCGTCTGCACCGCAGGCTCGTTCGATCTCCTGGCCGAACTGGTCTGCGAGGACGACGAGCACCTGCTCGAAATGATCAACAAGCGCATCCGCTCGCTTCCCGGCGTGCGGAGCACCGAGAGCTTCGTTTACCTGAAGCTCCGGAAACAGACCTACACCTGGGGCACCCGATGA
- the pyrH gene encoding UMP kinase, whose amino-acid sequence MQETQETAQDTQAGSRRRVMLKLSGEAFAGGGGLGVDPDVVHAIAREIATVVRAGTEVAVVIGGGNFFRGAELQVRGMDRARSDYMGMLGTVMNCLALQDFLVKEGIETRVQTAITMGQVAEPYLPLRAVRHLEKGRVVIFGAGMGMPYFSTDTTAVQRALEIHADVLLMGKNGVDGVYDSDPRTNPDAVKFDALEYSEVIARDLKVADLTAITLCKDNNLPMLVFELLAEGNIARAVKSEKIGTLISQDSVRA is encoded by the coding sequence ATGCAGGAGACGCAGGAGACCGCGCAGGACACCCAGGCGGGTTCGCGTCGCCGGGTGATGCTGAAGCTTTCCGGTGAGGCCTTCGCCGGTGGCGGCGGACTCGGCGTCGACCCCGACGTCGTGCACGCGATCGCCCGCGAGATCGCCACGGTCGTCCGTGCCGGCACCGAGGTCGCGGTGGTCATCGGCGGCGGTAACTTCTTCCGCGGCGCGGAGCTGCAGGTCCGCGGAATGGACCGGGCCCGCTCGGACTACATGGGGATGCTCGGCACGGTCATGAACTGCCTCGCGCTCCAGGACTTCCTGGTCAAGGAGGGCATCGAGACCCGGGTCCAGACCGCCATCACCATGGGCCAGGTCGCCGAGCCGTACCTGCCGCTGCGGGCCGTGCGGCACCTGGAGAAGGGCCGAGTGGTGATCTTCGGCGCCGGTATGGGCATGCCGTACTTCTCCACCGACACCACGGCCGTCCAGCGCGCGCTGGAGATCCACGCGGACGTGCTGCTGATGGGCAAGAACGGCGTGGACGGCGTCTACGACTCCGACCCCCGGACCAACCCGGACGCGGTCAAGTTCGACGCGCTCGAATACTCCGAGGTCATCGCCCGCGACCTCAAGGTCGCCGACCTCACCGCGATCACACTGTGCAAGGACAACAACCTGCCGATGCTGGTCTTCGAGCTGCTGGCGGAGGGCAATATCGCGCGTGCGGTGAAGAGTGAGAAGATCGGCACACTCATCAGCCAGGATTCTGTCCGGGCCTGA
- the tsf gene encoding translation elongation factor Ts, producing MANFTAADVKKLRELTGAGMMDCKKALDEAEGNVEKAVELLRIKGQKGVAKREGRDASNGAVAALIAEDKKSGVLVELNCETDFVAKGDNFVKVADAIAAHVAASAPADLETALASEIEAGKTVQQFVDEANATLGEKIVFRRFAQFAGDGFVAVYLHKTSPDLPPAVGVLVELDKENAEVAKDVAQHIAAFAPKYLSREDIPAADLENERRVAEATAREEGKPEAALPKIVEGRVTGFVKEHSVLEQAFAKDNKKTVAKVLEENGVALKRFARFRVGA from the coding sequence ATGGCGAACTTCACCGCCGCGGACGTCAAGAAGCTCCGTGAGCTCACCGGCGCCGGCATGATGGACTGCAAGAAGGCCCTGGACGAGGCCGAGGGCAACGTCGAGAAGGCCGTCGAGCTCCTGCGCATCAAGGGCCAGAAGGGCGTTGCCAAGCGCGAGGGCCGTGACGCCTCCAACGGCGCCGTCGCCGCGCTGATCGCCGAGGACAAGAAGTCCGGCGTCCTGGTCGAGCTGAACTGCGAGACCGACTTCGTCGCCAAGGGTGACAACTTCGTGAAGGTCGCCGACGCGATCGCCGCTCACGTCGCCGCGTCCGCCCCGGCCGACCTGGAGACCGCTCTCGCCTCCGAGATCGAGGCCGGCAAGACCGTCCAGCAGTTCGTGGACGAGGCCAACGCGACCCTGGGCGAGAAGATCGTCTTCCGCCGCTTCGCGCAGTTCGCCGGCGACGGCTTCGTCGCGGTCTACCTGCACAAGACCAGCCCCGACCTCCCGCCGGCCGTCGGCGTCCTGGTCGAGCTGGACAAGGAGAACGCCGAGGTCGCCAAGGACGTCGCGCAGCACATCGCCGCGTTCGCGCCGAAGTACCTGTCCCGCGAGGACATCCCGGCCGCCGACCTTGAGAACGAGCGCCGCGTCGCCGAGGCCACCGCTCGCGAGGAGGGCAAGCCGGAGGCCGCCCTGCCGAAGATCGTCGAGGGTCGCGTCACCGGCTTCGTGAAGGAGCACTCCGTCCTGGAGCAGGCCTTCGCGAAGGACAACAAGAAGACCGTCGCCAAGGTCCTTGAGGAGAACGGCGTCGCCCTCAAGCGCTTCGCCCGCTTCCGCGTCGGCGCCTGA
- the whiG gene encoding RNA polymerase sigma factor WhiG produces MGSLARQGGRPAHTGAHDDRPDAPGPSDDASAPVQTPAPAEAPAPRREAGGQDRTALEGLWRSYKETGDQRLREQLILHYSPLVKYVAGRVGVGLPSNVEQADFVSSGVFGLIDAIEKFDIDRAIKFETYAISRIRGAIIDELRALDWIPRSVRQKAKAVERTYATLEARLRRTPHEPEVAAEMGIAIEDLHAIFSQLSLANVVALDELLHPVGEGGDRLSLMDTLEDHGADNPVEVAEDRELRRLLAQAVNTLPEREKTVVTLYYYEGLTLAEIGQVLGVTESRISQIHTKSVLQLRAKLSDVR; encoded by the coding sequence ATGGGGTCCCTGGCGCGGCAAGGCGGCCGACCGGCGCACACCGGGGCGCACGACGACCGGCCGGACGCGCCCGGCCCCTCCGACGACGCGTCCGCCCCGGTGCAGACCCCCGCGCCGGCCGAGGCGCCGGCCCCCCGCCGGGAGGCCGGCGGCCAGGACCGCACGGCGCTCGAAGGGCTCTGGCGCTCCTACAAGGAGACGGGCGACCAGCGGCTGCGGGAGCAGCTGATCCTGCACTACTCACCACTCGTCAAGTACGTGGCGGGCCGGGTGGGGGTCGGACTGCCCTCCAACGTGGAACAGGCCGACTTCGTCTCGTCCGGGGTCTTCGGGCTGATCGACGCGATCGAGAAGTTCGACATCGACCGCGCCATCAAGTTCGAGACCTACGCGATCAGCCGGATCCGCGGCGCGATCATCGACGAGCTCCGGGCACTGGACTGGATCCCCCGTTCGGTGCGGCAGAAGGCGAAGGCGGTCGAGCGGACGTACGCCACGCTGGAGGCCCGGCTGCGCCGGACCCCGCACGAACCCGAGGTCGCGGCCGAGATGGGCATCGCCATCGAGGACCTGCACGCCATCTTCAGCCAGCTCTCGCTCGCCAACGTGGTCGCGCTCGACGAACTGCTCCACCCCGTCGGCGAGGGCGGCGACCGGTTGAGCCTGATGGACACCCTGGAGGACCACGGGGCCGACAACCCGGTGGAGGTGGCGGAGGACCGCGAACTGCGCAGGCTGCTGGCGCAGGCGGTGAACACGCTGCCCGAACGGGAGAAGACGGTGGTGACGCTCTACTACTACGAGGGGCTGACCCTCGCGGAGATCGGTCAGGTCCTCGGCGTGACCGAGAGCCGGATCAGCCAGATCCACACCAAGTCGGTGCTCCAGCTGCGGGCCAAGCTGTCGGACGTCCGGTAG
- the rlmN gene encoding 23S rRNA (adenine(2503)-C(2))-methyltransferase RlmN has product MPKPGELTFVAPRGAKPPRHLADLSPAERKEAVAELGEQPFRAKQLSNHYFGRMSNDPESWTDIPAASREKLTESLLPELMSVVRHVSCDDDNTRKTLWKLFDGTLVESVLMRYPDRVTMCISSQAGCGMNCPFCATGQAGLTRNLSTAEIVEQIAAGMRALKTGEIPGGEARLSNVVFMGMGEPLANYNRVLASIRRLTDPAPDGFGLSQRGITVSTVGLVPAMNRLADEGLSCRLALSLHAPDDELRDELVPVNTRWKVAEVLDAAWNYAEKSGRRISIEYALIKDINDQAWRADLLGRLIKNHRVHVNLIPLNPTPGSKWTASRPEDEREFVRRLQSHGVPTTVRDTRGQEIDGACGQLAAAG; this is encoded by the coding sequence ATGCCTAAGCCCGGAGAACTCACCTTTGTCGCGCCGCGCGGCGCAAAGCCCCCGCGACACCTCGCCGACCTGAGCCCCGCCGAACGCAAGGAGGCCGTCGCCGAGCTGGGCGAGCAGCCGTTCCGCGCGAAGCAGCTCTCCAACCACTACTTCGGCCGGATGTCGAACGACCCGGAGAGCTGGACGGACATCCCCGCCGCGAGCCGGGAGAAGCTCACCGAGAGCCTGCTGCCCGAGCTGATGTCGGTGGTCCGGCACGTCTCCTGCGACGACGACAACACCCGCAAGACGCTCTGGAAGCTCTTCGACGGCACGCTCGTCGAGTCGGTGCTGATGCGGTACCCGGACCGGGTCACCATGTGCATCAGCTCGCAGGCCGGCTGCGGGATGAACTGCCCGTTCTGTGCGACCGGCCAGGCCGGTCTGACCCGGAACCTCTCCACCGCCGAGATCGTCGAGCAGATCGCCGCCGGGATGCGCGCGCTCAAGACCGGCGAGATCCCGGGCGGCGAGGCCAGGCTCTCCAACGTGGTCTTCATGGGCATGGGCGAGCCGCTGGCCAACTACAACCGGGTGCTGGCCTCGATCCGCCGCCTCACCGACCCGGCGCCGGACGGCTTCGGCCTCTCCCAGCGCGGCATCACGGTCTCCACCGTCGGACTGGTCCCGGCGATGAACCGGCTGGCGGACGAGGGCCTCAGCTGCCGTCTGGCGCTCTCGCTGCACGCTCCGGACGACGAGCTGCGCGACGAGCTGGTGCCGGTCAACACCCGGTGGAAGGTCGCCGAGGTGCTGGACGCCGCGTGGAACTACGCGGAGAAGTCCGGCCGCCGGATCTCCATCGAGTACGCGCTGATCAAGGACATCAACGACCAGGCGTGGCGGGCGGACCTGCTCGGCCGGCTGATCAAGAACCACCGGGTGCACGTCAACCTGATCCCGCTGAACCCGACCCCGGGCTCCAAGTGGACGGCCTCCCGGCCCGAGGACGAGCGCGAGTTCGTCCGCCGGCTGCAGTCGCACGGCGTGCCGACCACGGTCCGGGACACCCGCGGCCAGGAGATCGACGGCGCCTGCGGTCAGCTCGCCGCGGCGGGCTGA
- a CDS encoding tyrosine-type recombinase/integrase, with translation MFSNTADGPVWRSNFNLHEWKPAISAADLIPTPCRGEPYASARQHGMHALRHFYASVLLDAGESIRAVSDHLGHAEPALTLRVYADLMPNSQDRARKAVDRLFLPGEPT, from the coding sequence TTGTTCAGCAACACCGCTGACGGGCCGGTCTGGCGGAGCAACTTCAACCTCCATGAGTGGAAGCCCGCGATCTCAGCGGCCGACCTCATCCCGACGCCGTGCCGGGGCGAGCCCTACGCCTCCGCCCGTCAGCACGGCATGCACGCCCTGAGGCACTTCTACGCCTCAGTACTGCTCGACGCTGGGGAGAGCATCCGGGCCGTCAGCGACCACCTCGGTCACGCCGAACCGGCCCTGACACTCAGGGTCTACGCCGACCTCATGCCGAACAGCCAGGACCGCGCCCGGAAGGCCGTCGACCGGCTGTTCCTACCCGGCGAGCCCACCTAA
- a CDS encoding TetR/AcrR family transcriptional regulator yields MAEHRQLQRAALLDAARSLLTEGGMEALSFPALAARTGLARSSVYEYFRSRAAVVEALCEVDFPLWAAEIEAGMESCDTAAERIESYVRGQLVLAADPRHRAVAAISALELDDAARERIRAAHGKLVGLVVQALEDFGHERPRLAAALLQGIVEAAVRQSEQRAAGGRAESPEVIADAAVALALHGLGPS; encoded by the coding sequence GTGGCCGAGCATCGTCAGTTGCAGCGAGCAGCTCTCCTTGATGCTGCCCGCAGTCTCCTCACCGAGGGAGGCATGGAAGCGCTGAGCTTCCCCGCGCTCGCGGCGCGCACGGGGCTCGCGCGTTCCTCGGTCTACGAGTACTTCCGTTCCCGCGCGGCGGTGGTGGAAGCGCTCTGCGAGGTCGACTTCCCGCTCTGGGCCGCCGAGATCGAGGCGGGGATGGAGAGCTGCGACACCGCGGCCGAACGGATCGAGTCGTACGTCCGGGGGCAGCTGGTGCTGGCCGCGGACCCGCGCCACCGGGCGGTCGCCGCGATCTCCGCACTGGAACTCGACGACGCGGCCCGTGAACGCATCCGGGCGGCCCACGGGAAGCTGGTCGGACTGGTGGTCCAGGCGCTGGAGGACTTCGGGCACGAGCGGCCGAGGCTGGCTGCCGCGCTGCTCCAGGGGATCGTCGAGGCGGCCGTCCGGCAGTCCGAACAGCGTGCCGCGGGTGGGCGGGCGGAGAGTCCCGAGGTGATCGCGGACGCCGCTGTCGCCCTCGCCCTGCACGGGCTGGGCCCGAGCTGA
- a CDS encoding helix-turn-helix domain-containing protein, translated as MPSEPPQSVEPFIAELKRWRDVRGLSQSALAKAVGYTPSYVSKVESGQQRPSRAFAEQADRVLHAGGALRRAFGEIEARMGPGVEPIPVSEYRGTGQGWSYGSA; from the coding sequence ATGCCAAGCGAGCCGCCGCAGTCAGTCGAGCCGTTCATCGCCGAACTGAAGCGCTGGCGGGACGTTCGCGGGCTCTCGCAGTCGGCCCTGGCCAAGGCGGTGGGCTACACGCCCTCGTACGTCTCGAAGGTCGAGAGCGGCCAGCAGCGGCCCTCCCGGGCATTCGCCGAGCAAGCCGATCGGGTACTGCATGCCGGAGGCGCGCTCCGCCGGGCTTTCGGTGAGATCGAAGCCCGAATGGGGCCTGGAGTTGAGCCGATCCCCGTCTCCGAATACCGGGGTACGGGGCAGGGGTGGAGTTACGGCAGCGCCTGA